The genomic DNA CCCTGCTGGTCATCGGCTATGCGACCCTGGCGCTGCCCTACATGTACCGCGCCGTCGACACCGGGTTGCGCACCATAGACGTCAGAACGCTGACAGAGGCTGCGCAGATCCTCGGTGCCGGTTGGGGCACGATCATCAGTCGGGTAATCCTCCCAAATGTGCTGATCGCGGTATTGTCTGGCGCATTCTTGACCTTCGCCATCGTCATCGGCGAGTTCACCATGGCCAGCCTGCTCAACCGTCCGGCCTTCGGACCGTACCTGCAGAACATCGGCGCCAACCGCGCCTACGAGCCCGCGGCGCTTGCCATTATCGCCTTCGCCATTACCTGGGGCTGCATGTCGCTGATCCAGATCCTGTCTCGCTTCGCGCCGAAATCGGCAAATCGACCGAACTGAAAGTCAAAGCCATGGCCGAGCCGTTCCTCTCCATCCAGCATGTGCGAAAGTCCTTCGGCGCCACAACGGTGGTCGAGGATTTCAACCTCGACGTCGAGCCGGGTGAATTCGTCTCCTTCCTCGGGCCGTCCGGATGCGGCAAGACGACGGTGCTGCGCATGGTGGCAGGCTTCGAGGAGCCGAGCGCCGGCAAGATCGTGGCTGGCGGCAAGGACATCACCAGGCTGAAGCCGAACCAGCGCAATGTCGGCATGGTGTTTCAGGCCTACGCGCTGTTCCCCAACCTGACCGTGGCGCAGAACATCGGCTTCGGGCTGAAAGTGGCCGGCATGCCGAAGGCGGCGATCGACGCCCGCGTTGCGGAGATGCTCGACATCATCAAGCTTCCGCAGATGGCCGATCGCTATCCCTACCAGCTCTCCGGCGGCCAGCAGCAGCGTATCGCGCTGGCTCGCGCGATCGCGCCGAAGCCGAAGCTTTTGCTGCTCGACGAGCCGCTGTCGGCGCTCGACGCCAAGGTGCGCGTGTCGCTGCGCGAGGAAATCCGTTCGATCCAGAAGAAGCTCGGCATCACCACCATCTTCGTCACGCACGACCAGGAAGAGGCGCTGTCGATCTCCGACCGCATCGCCGTCATGTATGGCGGCAAGGCCGAACAGGTCGGCACGCCATTCGAGATCTACAATCGGCCGGCGACGAAGTTCGTCGCCAATTTCGTCGGCACGCTCAACGTGCTGGAAGGCAAGGTCACCGACGCCGCCTCGGGCAAAGTGCAGGTCAACGCGCAGGAAGTCTCGCTGAAGGGCAAGCTCAACGGCTCGAAGTCCGGCGACACGCTGTCGCTGGCGTTGCGGCCGGAAGCGATTTCACTCGGACGCCAGCCGGGCCACGACACCAGCCTTTCGGGCGAGATCGCCGAAGTGCATTTCCTCGGCTCGGTCATCCGCGTGCGCGTCGGCATCGGCGGCAACACGGTGTCGCTCGACACCTTCAACAACTCCGCGACGCCGCCGCCCGTCGTCGGCGAGAAGGCGGATATCTCCTTCTCGTCGGGCGACATGCTGGTGCTGCACTAGGCTATACAGCCTGAGCCAACTGGACTGAAGCTCTTCAAGCCGGTGCGATGTCCATAGTGGCCAGGCGATATCGACGCGCTGGACAATCAACAGCATCTTGACTCGAGGGTACTGCCAACTTTCGCGCTTCGCCGTTACGATGAGCCATGGCGCTGTTCGAGCTCACCCTTATCCTGCTTCTCATCGCCGTCGCGCTGACGGCGGTTTCGCGGTGGATGGAGGTTCCCTATCCGTCCCTGCTGGCTTTGGCAGGGGCGGGGCTTGCCTTCCTGCCCGGCGCACCGACCATTGAGATCGATCCGGAACTTGCGCTGGCGCTGTTCATTGCGCCGGTGCTTCTCGATGCCGCCTACGACACCTCGCTGCGCGACCTGAAGCGCTACCGCCTGTCGCTGGCGCTCCTGGCGCTCGGCGCAGTCGTCTTCACCACCGTGGCGGTCGCCGTCGTCGGCTGGAAGATGGCCGGCCTGCCGATCGCGGCGGCAATCGCGCTCGGCGCCATCGTCGCCCCGCCGGACGCGGTGGCGGCGAGCGCCGTGCTCGGGCAGTTCAAGGTGCCGCACCGCATCACCGCCATCCTGCAAGGCGAGAGCCTGCTCAACGACGCCACCGCGCTGTTGATCTACCGGATATCGGTTTCGGCGACGATCGGCGCTGTCATGCTGAAAGACGCAGTCCCGGTCATCCTGCTGTCGACGGTCGGCAGTGTCGCCGCAGGCTATCTGTTCGGCCGCATCTCGCTCATCGCGCTCACGCGGATAGAGGATGCGGCGAGCAGCACGGTGGTGCAGTTCGCCGGCACCTTCGCCGTCTGGATCATCGCCGACAAGATCGGTCTTTCGGCCATCATCACCATCGTCGTCTACGCCATCACCATCGCGCGCACCGCACCGCGCCACATGTCGGCGAGGCGCCGCGTCAGCACCTATTCGGTCTGGGAGTCGGCGGTGTTCGTGCTCAACGTGCTGGCTTTCGTGCTGATGGGCCTGCAGGCACGGTCGATCGTCGGCCGGCTCTCCGGCGAAGGGCAAGGCGATGCATTTCTGTTCGCCGCAACGGTGCTGGCCGTCGTCGTCGCGGCACGCCTCGTCTGGGTGCTGGGTTACGTCGCGGTCATGCGATGGTTCGCCCGCTTCGACAGCGAAGACAAAAGGCGGGATGCGCCGACGTTCCGCGGCGCCGTGCTCGTCGGCTGGTGCGGCATGCGCGGGCTGGTGACGCTGGTGGCGGCCTTCGCCTTGCCGGCAGGCTTTCCTGGTCGCGACCCGATCGTGCTCGCCGCCTTTGCGGTCGTTCTCGGCACGCTGGTGCTGCAAGGGATGAGCTTGAAGCCTCTGCTGCGCCGGCTGAATTTCGAGCGGGATACGACGATAGACCGTGAAGTGGCGCAGGCGCGCGTCGCCATCATGCAGGCCGCGCTCGATGTGCTGAGCCGCAAGACATCCGCCGCGGCGGCCGTCGTGCGCGAGCAATACGAAGCCCAGCGCCTGGTCGCCGAGAATCCTGAGGATGCGCAGGCTGCGACCGAATACGACCGGCTGCGCCTTTATGCCATCAAACGGCAACGCGACACGCTGGAGGAACTGCGCCGCAACGGAACGATCGGCGACGAGGCCTATCACCGCCTCGAGGAAGAAATCGACTGGTCGGAACTGGCGGCGTCGCCGGCCGGCCGGTTTCAACCGCTTACGACCTAGGCTCGGCCCGGCGGTCACTAGCTGGACTATTCCGCGTGGCGCCGCGGTCCATTGCAACGCTGTGCCCAAGGCGCTACTGCCATCGCCATATAGTCAGCCGGTTAATCAATGAAGCTGATCAGCTACAACATCCAGTACGGGTTCGGCAGCGACGGCCGCTACGATCTGGCGCGCGCCGCGCGCATCGTCGACGGCGCCGGCATCATCGCCCTGCAAGAAGTCGAGCGGCACTGGCAGCGCAGCAATGGCGACGACCAGCCGGAAATCCTGTCCAGGCTGCTGCCGGACTATCACTGGGTTTACGGTCCGGCCTTCGACATGGATGCCAGCGAAAAACGCGACGGCCGTATCGTGAACCGCCGGCGGCAGTTCGGCACGATGGTGCTGTCGAAGCTGCCGATCGTCTGGTCGCGGCTGCACGCGCTGCCGCTGCGCCGCGCGCTCAGGCCGCTCAATACCCGCAACGCCGCGCTCGAATGCATGATCCGCACGCCGGCGGGACCGGTGCGGATATTCTCGCTGCATCTTGCCCATATCGCGGTTGAGGAGCGGCTGGAACAGATCGACTACCTGCTTGCCGAGCACTGTCGCGCGCCAGCCGACGGAGGCCCGTGGAGCGGCGCCGACGACGAGCCGCAGCGCAACTGGAGTGACGGCCAGCCGGAGCCGGAAAGCCCGCTGGCGGCGATCTGGCTCGGCGATTTCAATATGGAGCCGGGCAGCGCCGAATACCGGCGCATCGTCGGCAGCACGCCCTACCATCGCGGCGCCGCCTATATCGACGGTTTCGTCGATGCGGCCGCCGTCGCCAGCGAGCGCGTGCCGGACTTCCACACGCACGAAAAGATCATCGACGGCAGCCTGGCGAAGCGTCGCCTCGATCATTGCTTCGTCGGCGGTATGTTGGCTGGGCGCGTGCGTTCGGTCAGCGCCGACATCGGCGAGGTGGCTTCCGACCATTTTCCGCTCAGGGTCGATATCGATCTGGAAACGCCGGGCATCGCCTCGGGCTTTGCGGGCGGGTGAGACGGACGTGACGCTGTTCGTCTTCCTCGCGGTGCTCTCGGCGGCTGCCATGCATGCGATCTGGAACGCGCTGGTCAAGGTGCATCTCGACCGCTTCCTGTCGATCACGCTGATGACGCTCGGCATGGGTGCCGCCGCTCTCGTGGCACTGCCCTTCGTCGAGGTGCCGAAGGCCGAGGTCTGGCCTTTCATTCTCGCCTCGGTCTTCTTCCACATGGGCTACCGGACATTCCTGATCGGCGCCTACAAGGCCGGCGATTTCGCCCAGACCTATCCGCTGGCGCGCGGCACCGCGCCTCTGCTTGCCGCGCTTGGCGGCATCATCGTGGTAGGGGAGGTGCCTGCGCCACTCGCCATACTCGGCATTCTCCTGTTGTCGGCGGGCACGCTGGTGATGTCGTTTCGCGGCGGCGTACATCTGGAGCGGTTCAACCTTCGCGCGGTCAGCTTCGCGCTCGGCACCTCGATCTTCATCGCCAGCTATACGCTTTCCGACGGCAGCGGCGCGCGGTTGGCGGCGACCGCGACGAACTATGCCGCCTGGCTGTTCGTCTGCGATGCGGCGTGGGCGCTGGTGCTGTGCGTCGCCTTTCGCGGGCCGCAATCGCTTCCCGTGCTGGCGCGCGACTGGAAGGCCGGCCTCTTCACCGGCGTGCTCAGCGGCGCCGCTTACTGGATCGTCATGTGGGCGATGACCAAAGCGCCGATCGCCTCGGTCGCGTCATTGCGCGAGACATCGATCCTGTTTGCCATGCTGATCTCGGTCTTCGCACTGGGCGAGAAGATGACGCCTTGGCGCGGGGCCGCCGCGCTCGGCATCGTCGCGGGCGTCGTCGCGCTGCGGTTGGGATGAATCCGCAACGTGCCGTCCCCCTTCAGCCGGGAATTTCCAAATCGAACACCATCAGCCCGTCGGTGCCGCCCTCGAGCGCGGCAACCAGCCGGGCGCCGGCGCGCTGATGCGCTTCGTGCACCAGATAGGCGTCGCGGGCAGCGGCATCGCGGAAGTCGACGGTGAAGCCATGGGTGAAGCCGCGCGCAAAAGGCTCGGGGCTGACATTGGCGCTGAAATGGACCTTGCCCATGCCGTCGATCAATGAGCGCAGCGCCTCCAGATCGGCGTGGATCGCCGCGCGCTCGGAGGAGGAGACATCGTCGCGGAAGCGGACGAAGACGCAGTGCCGGATCATCGTTCTTCCCTCAAGCCGCCTTGTTGCCCTTGAACACGGCCGGCGGCAGCGGCTCGCGGCCGAGGATCAGATCGGCGCCCTTTTCGCCGACCATGATCGTCGGCGCGTTGGTGTTGGAGGAGGGGACGCGCGGCATCACGGAGGCATCGCAGACGCGCAGGCCTTCGATGCCGCGCAGCCTGAGGTCAGGCGTCACTACGCTCATCTCGTCATGGCCCATGCGGCAGGTGCCGACCGGATGGTGGTCGGTCTTGGAGGTGCGGCAGGCATAGTCGAAGAGGTCGGCGTCGCTTTGCAGGGCAGGGCCGGGCAGCACCTCGCGCAGCACATAGGGCTGGAGCGCCTTCTGCCGCATGATCTCTCGCGCCAGCCGCAGGCCCTTGATCGACATGTCGCGATCGTAGGGATCGGACCAATAGTTCGGATCGATCAGCGGATGGTCGGCAGGGTCGGCGCTTTTCAGCCGCACCGTGCCGCGCGAGCGCGGGCGCAGGAAGGCGGAGTTGAGCGTCACGCCCGGGTTGTTCAGCTTCTCGACACCGGCCTCGATGCCGGAGCCGAGGCCGAGATGGAACTGGATATCGGGCGAGGCGGACGTCGGGTCGGCGTACCAGAAGCCGCCGGTCTCGAACAGGCTGGAGGCGACAGGCCCCTTCTTGAGCAGGAGATATTGCAGGCCGGCCCATAGCGTGCGGTGCAGCTTGGCGTAATTGTCATAGGTGTGGTCGCCGGTGCATTCGGCGATCACGAACAGGTCGAGATGGTCCTGCATGTTGGAGCCGACGCCGGGAAGGTCGTGGACAGGTGTCACGCCGACCGATTTCAGATGGTCGGCCGGGCCGATGCCCGATTGCATCAGGAGCTTCGGCGAGCCGATGGATCCCGAGGAGATGATCACCTCGCGCGCGGCGCGCAGGATGGTCTTCTGCCCGCCCGGCTTGTCGACGATCTCGACGCCGACGGCGCGGCCCTTCTCGACGACGACGCGGGTGACGAGCACGTCGGTCCTGACCGTCAAATTTTTCCGCGTACGGATCGGCTTCAGGTAGGCGACGGATGCAGACGAGCGGCGCGCATCCTTCTGGGTGAGCTGGTAGTAGCCGATGCCTTCCTGGCTCGCGCCATTGAAATCCGGATTGAAGGGGATGCCCATCTCCTGCCCGGCGCGGAAATAGGCCTCGCAAATCGGGAGCGGCGAGATCGGGTTGGAGACGCCGAGCGGCCCTTGGTCGCCATGATAGTCGTTGGCGAAGCGCTGGTTGTTTTCGGCGCGCTTGAAATAGGGCAGCACGTCGCGATAGCCCCAGCCGGCGAGGCCTTCTTCCTTCTCCCAGGCGTCATAGTCGCGGGCATTGCCGCGCGTGTAGATCTGGGCGTTGATCGACGAGCCGCCGCCGACGACCTTGGCCTGCGTGTACCAGAAGACGCGGTCCTTCATGTTCTTCTGCGGCACGGTCGACCAGCCCCAGGAAGCGATGCCCTTGGTCATCTTGGCGAAGCCCGCCGGCATGTGGATCAGCGGATGCCAGTCCTTGCCGCCGGCTTCCAGCAAAAGGACGGAATTCCCTGGATCCTCGCTCAGCCGGTTGGCCAGGACGCAGCCGGCCGGACCGGCGCCAACGATGATGTAGTCAGCCATGGTTCCACTCATTCACAGACGAGGCACGGAAAGCGCGCCGTCGACATCGATTACCGATCCGGTCGAAAAGCCGAACTTGCCGGAGGCCAAAGCGGCCACCACCGCGCCGATATCGGCGGCCTCGCCCCAGCGCTTTGCCGGCACCAGACCGCCATCGATGAGCGCGTCGTATTTGGCGGATACGCCTGACGTCATGTCGGTGCGGATGATGCCGGGCCGCACCTCGAACACGCCGATGTTTTCCGCCGCGAGCCGCAGCGCCAGGTTCTTCACCCACATCGAAAGGCCGGCTTTGGAGATGCAGTAATCGGCGCGCTCCGGCGAGGCCATCGTGGCGCTGACCGAGGTGATGGTGATGATCGATCTCGCCGAGCTGGCTGGCGCCGCAAGCATCGCTTTGGCAACGGCCTGGCTGAGGAAAACCGTGCCGCGCAAGTTGATGGCAAGCGCACGGTCGAAGTTCTCCGGCTTCAGGTCCAGAAGGTCGCCGCGCACGACGGCGCCGACGCCGGCATTGTTGACCAGGCAATCGATGCGCCCGAAGGCGTCCATCGCGGCCCCGACGAGAGCGGCATGGCCGGCGAGGTCGGCGATGTCGCAACGGACGTAGGCGAACTTCGCGCCGCGTGCTGCAATGTTCTTGGCAAGTCCGTCAGCCGGCTTCTCGGCAAGGTCGGCGACGAGGATCTCGAAGCCGGCATCGGCCAGCGCCTCGGCGCAGGCAAGCCCGATGCCGCGCGCGCCGCCGGTGACGATAGCCGCCGGGCGGGTCATTTGAACATATCCTTTCCAATGTCGGCGCCGCCCCTCATCCGCCTGCTGGCACCTTCTCCCCGTATAGTGACGGGGAGAAGGGGAATGGCCGCAACGCCGGCGCCTCCCTCTCCCCGTTCTTCACGGGGAGAGGGTAAGGGTGAGGGGCGGCGCCGACGGATCAAAGCTCGCTCCTGCGGATGTGGTCGGCGACGCGCAGCGCCTGGGCGGCGATCGACAGCGCCGGGTTGACCGCGGCCGAAGTCGGCAGGAAGCCGGCGTCGACGACGAACAGATTGCGGTGGTCGTAGGCGCGACAGAACGGATCGAGCGGTGCTGCCGCCGGATCGTTGCCCATGCGCACGGTGCCGCACTGATGCGAGGGCGTGCGCTTGTCGAAGGGCCGCGACAGCACGATCGGATAGCCGCAGGCGCGGAAATTCTCGCGCATCACCTTGGTCAGGCCCTCGAGCGACTGCATGTTGGAACGCCGCCACTGCATGACGATCTCCTTGCCGTCGACCATGATGCGGCTTTCGGGATCGGGCAGGTCCTCGCACATCAGGTACCAGTCGACGGCATGGCCGGCCATGAAATCGAGCGCGAATTTCGGCGCCAGCTTCACATTGGCCTTCAGCATGTTGCCGTCGATCTTGCCGAGCAACTGGACATTGCCCAGCGGCTTGCCGCCCTTGCCGTCCGACAGATAATAGTCGTTGAGCATCAGCGTCTTCTGGTAGACGGCATCGTTGCGGCAGCGCGGATCGATCGCGAGCATCGCGCTCGAATTGTGGTTCATGAAATTGCGGCCGACCTGATCGGAGCTGTTGGCGAGGCCCTTGCCGCCTGCCTTACCGTTGCTGGCGGAAGGCGAGCGCAGCAGGATGACGGCGGAATTAACCGCCCCTGCCGAGAGGATGACGAGCTTCGGCGAGAGTTTCTTCTGCGCACCGCCCTGCGTGTACTGGATGGCGGCGATCGATTTGCCGTCCGGTGAGGCTTCGAGCCAGTCGACATGGGCGCCGGTTTCGAGCTTGATGTTCGCATCACTGAGCGCTGCTGCCAGCGGTCCGGTCTGGGCATCGATCTTGCCCTGGCCGGTGTTCGGGAAAGCATCCCAGCCCGTCTTGCCCTCCTTCAGCCAGGCTTCGATATCGACGCCGAGCGGCAGCGATGCCGGATGCAGGCCAAGGCTCTTCAGTTCGGCGCGGGCGCGCGCGATCGAAGGCTCGTCTGGCACCGGCTCGAAAGCGTAGGGGATCGAGTGGAACGGCTCGGTCGGGTCCTCGCCGAGCGAGCCGCGCACGCGAAAAAGCTGCTCGGCCTTCGAGTACCAGGGTTCGAACTCATCATAGGAAAACGGCCAGGCGGGAGAGACGCCGCCGAAATGCTCCATGGCGGAGAAATCCTCCTCGCGATAGCGGATCAGCACCGCGCCGAAGAATTTCGAATTCCCACCGACGTAATAATAGTTGCCGGGGTTGAAGGCCGGGCCGCCGGCCTCGCGCCACATCTCCTTCGGCCGGTAATGCTCCTCGACGAAGATGGATCGCGTCGAGCGCGCATGCGGCGTCGCAGGGAGATGGTCGCCTCGCTCCAAAATCAGGATCGAGGCGCCGCTGCCGGCCAAGCCGGAGGCGATCGTGGCGCCGCCGATGCCGGAGCCGATGATGACGATATCCGGATTTGCCATAGCCTAAGGGTCTTTGTTTCGATGCATGTCGTTGCCCCAAAACCGGAGCCACTTTTCGGCGACATGCATCAGAGGATGCGCTTCTCGGTCGCCGGATCGAAGAACACCGCCTTGCTGAGGTTGAAGGCCAGCGGCGTGCTGGTGCCGGGCTGGATCCTGGCATCGGCGCGCAGCCGCGCCACCACCCCCTTGCCGCCGAGATTGGTGACGGCGAACGTATCCGATCCCGCCGGCTCGACCACCTCGATGTGGCAGTCGGCGGTGGCGATCTCGGATCCGTTGCGCTCGGCGCCTTCGGGATCGGTCAGCGCTTCCGGGCGGACGCCGAAGATGACCGGCTTATCCTTGAACGCTGCAAGGCCGGCCGGCGCTCCGGGCAGCGACAGCGTGATCGGCTGGCGCGCCTCGCGGTCGAGCACAACGGCGAGCCCGCTGCCATTGGCGCCGATCTTGGCGGGGATCAGGTTCATCGCCGGCGAGCCCATGAAGTCGGCGACGAACACGTTGGTGGGGTTGTTGTAGACTTCGGCCGGCGTGCCGAACTGCTGCACCTCGCCGTCGCGCATCACGGCGATCTTGGTCGCCAGCGTCATCGCCTCGATCTGGTCGTGCGTGACATAGACGATCGTCGTGCCTGTGCTCTGATGCAGGCGTTTGATTTCGACGCGCATGTCGACGCGCAGTTTAGCGTCGAGGTTGGAGAGCGGCTCGTCGAACAGGAAGAGTTTCGGATCGCGCACCAGCGCGCGGCCCATGGCGACGCGCTGGCGCTGGCCACCGGAAAGCTGGCTGGGCTTGCGGTTGAGCAGGTGACCGATCTGCAGGATCTTCGCCACCTTGTCGATGGCAGCCTGCCGCTCCGCCGCCGGCACGCCGCGCATCTCCATGCCGAAGGCGATGTTTCCGGCGACCGTCATGTTCGGATAGAGCGCGTAGCTCTGGAAGACCATGGCGATGTCGCGCTTCGAGGGATGCAGATCGTTGATCGCCCGGCCTTCGACGCGGATCTCACCCTCGGTGATGTTCTCCAGCCCGGCGATGGTATTGAGCAGCGTGGACTTGCCGCAGCCGGACGGACCGACCAGCACGAGGAAGCCGCCCTTTTCGAGCTCGACATTGATGCCCTTCAGGATCTCGACATTCCCGAAGCGCTTCTTCAGCCCATCAATTTCCAGAAAAGCCATGGTCGTTCCTTCAGAAAATAGGGTCAGCCCTTGACCGCGCCAGCCATCAGCCCGCGCACGAAATAGCGGCCGGCGACGACGTAGACGAGAAGGGTGGGGAGCGCGGCGATCATCGCAGCCGCCATGTTGACGTTGTATTCAACGACGCCGGTCGAGGTGTTGACGACATTGTTCAGCGCCACCGTCATCGGCATCACGTCGCCGGTGCCGGCATAGGCAGAAGCGAACAGGAAGTCGTTCCAGATGTTGGTGAACTGGTAGATGACGGTGACGACGAAGATCGGCATCGAGTTCGGGAGCATGATGCGGCGGAAAATCTGGAAGAAGGACGCGCCGTCGACCTGCGCCGCCTTGATCAGTTCGGTCGGGAAGGCCTCGTAGTAGTTGCGGAAGAACAGCGTGGTGAAGCCCAGGCCGTAGACCACGTGGACGAAAACGAGGTTGACCGTCGAATTGCCGAGGCCGAAGTTGAAGCCGGTCGCGTTCCGCAGGCTGGCGCCGAAGCGGCCGATGCTGCCGAGGATTGTCGCCATCGGCAAGAGCACCGACTGGAACGGGATGAAGCAGGCGAACAGCATCATCGCGAAGACCAGCGTATGGCCGCGGAAACGCCATTTGGTCAGGACATAGCCGTTGAGCGCGCCGAGCAACGTCGAGATCAGCACCGCCGGCACCACCATCTTGATGGAGTTCCAGAAATAGCCCTTGATCCCCGCACAAGTCAGACCGACGCAGGCCTCGCCCCAGGCCTTGAACCATGGCTCGATGGTGGGCGATTGTGGCAGCGCCAGCATGTTGCCGTTCTGGATCTCGTCCATGGTCTTGAACGAGGTGACCAGCATGACGAAGAGCGGCATCAGATAGAACAGAGCAAACAGCGCCAGCAGTCCGTAAATGACGATGCGGTTGATCGTCCTGGCGCTGACGCCGCTCGAGGCCTGGCGGGCAGGTGAGGCAACAGTGCTCATCGCGGCTTCTCCCTGAGCTCGGAATAGAGGTAAGGCACGATGATCGCGGTCAGCGTCATCAGCATGATCACCGCGCTCGCCGAGCCGACCGCCATCTCGTTGCGCTTGAAGGTGAACTCATACATGAAGTTGGACGGCAGCCAGGCCGAGCCGCCGGGACCACCGCTGGTCAGCGCCACGACCAGGTCATACGACTTGATGGCGAGATGGGCGAGCACGATGAAGGCCGAGAGAAACACGGGCCTGAGCAGCGGAATGACGATGCGGCGGTAGAGCTGGAAGGTGGAGGCGCCGTCGATCTGCGCCGCCTTCATGATCTCGCCGTCGATGCCGCGCAGGCCGGCCAGGAACATCGCCATGATGAAGCCGGAAGCCTGCCAGACGCCGGCGATGACCACCGTGTAGATGACGAAATCCTTGTTCTTGATCCAGTCGAAATGGAAGCTCGTCCAGCCCCATTGATGCAGCGTCTGCTCGAGGCCGAGGCCGGGGTCGAGGAACCACTTCCAGGCAACGCCGGTGACGATGAACGAGAGCGCCATCGGGTAGAGGTAGATCGGCCTCAACATGCCTTCGCCACGGATCTTCTGGTCGAGCAGGATGGCCAGGAACAGGCCGAGCGCCAGGCAGATCAGGATGTAGAGGAAGCCGAAAATGCCCATGTTGGTGATCGAGGTGTACCAGCTCGACGGCGGGTCGCTCTCGAAGGTCCAGCGCCACAGCCGCTGATAGGCGCGGGCGCCTGTGATGTCATAGGACGGGAAGGTCTTGGAGTTGGTGAACGACAGATAGATCGTCCACAGGATGAAGCCATAGACGAAGACGATCGTCGCCGCGAAGCTCGGCGCCAGAACGATCTTCGGCAGCAGATCCTGCAACCGCGAGCGCACCGTGGTGCTCGGACGGCCGTTATGCTCCGGCGTCAGCGATATGGTGGTTTCGGCAACTGTGCTCATCGGCTCATCCAGTACCGGTTAGCGGGAATCGGCTTGGCGCGCGGGCACGCCAGGCAACAGTCCCGGATATCGTCTCGACAGGAGACCTCCCCCGCCAACGCGGGGGAGACTCGAGTTTACGGCAAAACGGCTTACTTGGCGTCGTCGATTGCCTTGACCAGCTCGGTCACGGCCTCGTCCGAGGTCTTGATCTGACCGTGGACGAACTTCGAGATGACGTCCTTGTAGGCGTTGGCAACCGCCGGAGGCGCGCCATAGCCCTGGGCCAGCGAGCCGAACAGCGTGCCGCCGTCGTTGGCTTTCTTCAGGTCGGCGATGCCCTTCTTGCCGCAAGCGTCGAAGTCGGTGTCAGGCACGTCGGTGCGGGCCGGGACCGAACCCTTCACGACGTTGAAGGCCGACTGGAAGCTCTTCGACAGAGTGGCGGTGGCCAAAGCCACCTGGGCGGCCTTACGGTCGTCCGGGACATTGAACATGCCAAACATATCGGAGTTGTAGATCACGGTGCCGTCAGTGCCCGGGAAGCGGTAGCACAGGAAATCGGTGCCCGGGGTCTTGTTGGCGGCATGGAACTCGCCCTTGGCCCAGTCGCCCATGACCTGAACCAGCGCATCACCCTTGATGACCATGGCGGTGGCAAGGTTCCAGTCGCGGCCCGAGAAGTTCGGGTCGACATATTTGATGAGCTTGGCGAGGTTGTCGAACGACTTCTTCATCGTGTCAGACTTGAGCGACTCGTCATCGAGGTCGTTCATCGCTTTCTTGTAGAACTCCGGTCCGCCGGTCGACATCACAACGGAGTCGAACATGGTGGCTTCCTGCCAGTTCTGGCCGCCGAGCGCGAGCGGGATGACGCCGGCCGCCT from Mesorhizobium sp. M1E.F.Ca.ET.045.02.1.1 includes the following:
- a CDS encoding choline dehydrogenase; this translates as MADYIIVGAGPAGCVLANRLSEDPGNSVLLLEAGGKDWHPLIHMPAGFAKMTKGIASWGWSTVPQKNMKDRVFWYTQAKVVGGGSSINAQIYTRGNARDYDAWEKEEGLAGWGYRDVLPYFKRAENNQRFANDYHGDQGPLGVSNPISPLPICEAYFRAGQEMGIPFNPDFNGASQEGIGYYQLTQKDARRSSASVAYLKPIRTRKNLTVRTDVLVTRVVVEKGRAVGVEIVDKPGGQKTILRAAREVIISSGSIGSPKLLMQSGIGPADHLKSVGVTPVHDLPGVGSNMQDHLDLFVIAECTGDHTYDNYAKLHRTLWAGLQYLLLKKGPVASSLFETGGFWYADPTSASPDIQFHLGLGSGIEAGVEKLNNPGVTLNSAFLRPRSRGTVRLKSADPADHPLIDPNYWSDPYDRDMSIKGLRLAREIMRQKALQPYVLREVLPGPALQSDADLFDYACRTSKTDHHPVGTCRMGHDEMSVVTPDLRLRGIEGLRVCDASVMPRVPSSNTNAPTIMVGEKGADLILGREPLPPAVFKGNKAA
- a CDS encoding carbohydrate ABC transporter permease translates to MSTVASPARQASSGVSARTINRIVIYGLLALFALFYLMPLFVMLVTSFKTMDEIQNGNMLALPQSPTIEPWFKAWGEACVGLTCAGIKGYFWNSIKMVVPAVLISTLLGALNGYVLTKWRFRGHTLVFAMMLFACFIPFQSVLLPMATILGSIGRFGASLRNATGFNFGLGNSTVNLVFVHVVYGLGFTTLFFRNYYEAFPTELIKAAQVDGASFFQIFRRIMLPNSMPIFVVTVIYQFTNIWNDFLFASAYAGTGDVMPMTVALNNVVNTSTGVVEYNVNMAAAMIAALPTLLVYVVAGRYFVRGLMAGAVKG
- a CDS encoding GMC family oxidoreductase, which encodes MANPDIVIIGSGIGGATIASGLAGSGASILILERGDHLPATPHARSTRSIFVEEHYRPKEMWREAGGPAFNPGNYYYVGGNSKFFGAVLIRYREEDFSAMEHFGGVSPAWPFSYDEFEPWYSKAEQLFRVRGSLGEDPTEPFHSIPYAFEPVPDEPSIARARAELKSLGLHPASLPLGVDIEAWLKEGKTGWDAFPNTGQGKIDAQTGPLAAALSDANIKLETGAHVDWLEASPDGKSIAAIQYTQGGAQKKLSPKLVILSAGAVNSAVILLRSPSASNGKAGGKGLANSSDQVGRNFMNHNSSAMLAIDPRCRNDAVYQKTLMLNDYYLSDGKGGKPLGNVQLLGKIDGNMLKANVKLAPKFALDFMAGHAVDWYLMCEDLPDPESRIMVDGKEIVMQWRRSNMQSLEGLTKVMRENFRACGYPIVLSRPFDKRTPSHQCGTVRMGNDPAAAPLDPFCRAYDHRNLFVVDAGFLPTSAAVNPALSIAAQALRVADHIRRSEL
- a CDS encoding sugar ABC transporter permease, which translates into the protein MSTVAETTISLTPEHNGRPSTTVRSRLQDLLPKIVLAPSFAATIVFVYGFILWTIYLSFTNSKTFPSYDITGARAYQRLWRWTFESDPPSSWYTSITNMGIFGFLYILICLALGLFLAILLDQKIRGEGMLRPIYLYPMALSFIVTGVAWKWFLDPGLGLEQTLHQWGWTSFHFDWIKNKDFVIYTVVIAGVWQASGFIMAMFLAGLRGIDGEIMKAAQIDGASTFQLYRRIVIPLLRPVFLSAFIVLAHLAIKSYDLVVALTSGGPGGSAWLPSNFMYEFTFKRNEMAVGSASAVIMLMTLTAIIVPYLYSELREKPR
- a CDS encoding ABC transporter ATP-binding protein, with amino-acid sequence MAFLEIDGLKKRFGNVEILKGINVELEKGGFLVLVGPSGCGKSTLLNTIAGLENITEGEIRVEGRAINDLHPSKRDIAMVFQSYALYPNMTVAGNIAFGMEMRGVPAAERQAAIDKVAKILQIGHLLNRKPSQLSGGQRQRVAMGRALVRDPKLFLFDEPLSNLDAKLRVDMRVEIKRLHQSTGTTIVYVTHDQIEAMTLATKIAVMRDGEVQQFGTPAEVYNNPTNVFVADFMGSPAMNLIPAKIGANGSGLAVVLDREARQPITLSLPGAPAGLAAFKDKPVIFGVRPEALTDPEGAERNGSEIATADCHIEVVEPAGSDTFAVTNLGGKGVVARLRADARIQPGTSTPLAFNLSKAVFFDPATEKRIL
- a CDS encoding 3-ketoacyl-ACP reductase encodes the protein MTRPAAIVTGGARGIGLACAEALADAGFEILVADLAEKPADGLAKNIAARGAKFAYVRCDIADLAGHAALVGAAMDAFGRIDCLVNNAGVGAVVRGDLLDLKPENFDRALAINLRGTVFLSQAVAKAMLAAPASSARSIITITSVSATMASPERADYCISKAGLSMWVKNLALRLAAENIGVFEVRPGIIRTDMTSGVSAKYDALIDGGLVPAKRWGEAADIGAVVAALASGKFGFSTGSVIDVDGALSVPRL